The Paracholeplasma brassicae genome includes the window TCCCGTAGCCGTTGTTTTTAACTCTCTTAAAGAAAACAACTGCCATGATAACCGCTAAAATTGCCGTTGATGTATTAGAGACAAACATCGCCACACCGATTGAATGATGCCCTAAATCGGTATATCGTGAAAGTAACCATAGCGCTGGAATTCGAAACACAAATAACCGAGCAATATTCATCAAAAGTGTCACTTTTGTCAGTCTAAATCCATAAAACATGCCAAGCGTAATCGCCACAATCGCACTTGTAAGCTTCGAGAATATTTCCCACCTAAATAAGTCAATAACGATTTGGATGTATTCTTTACTTGATTCACTATTTACTAACATTCCAATGATAAAATCTCTAAATAAGAAGGAATATGCGATGGTAATTACCGCAATAATGCCAGAAAACATTAAAGCAATTGGATAGGCTTTCATCGCACGATTCACTTGATTATTTCCCGCATTTTGTGACACAATCGTTGGGATGGATTCTTCAAAGCTATTTGCTAATGCCGCCCCACCTGAACCAATCTTCATTGCCACACTAAACCCAGAGACCACTTGTGTCCCAAAAGTTGCTGCGATACTATTAACGATGACCTTACCAAAGCTAAATATAAACTTACCTACGAAAATCGGAAATGAAAGCTTTAATATAGGTAGAACTACTTCTTTTTTTAATCGTATTTCAGATAACTTGATTTGAAATGTGTTCTTTTTATTAAACAAGATCGCAAAAGCAATTAGCGTTAATATCCCTTGCGCAATCATTGTCGCAAAACTAACCCAAATGATTCCCTTACCTAATCCATAAACAAACAAAGCGGTTAATCCAATTTTAATGATCATCATCACAATATTCAAATACAAAATCTTTTGCGTATTACCTTTGGCTTTTTCTAATCCAATAAACACGCTATTAATTGTAATAAATGCGGTTGTGAAAATTTGGACGATAAAATAGCCTAATCCAGTATCAATGACGTCCTTCGGTGTTCTTAAAAGCACCAAAAGAGGTCTTGCTAGTGGGACTAGTAATACAATGACACCGATGCTAATGAAAACCGCCAGGAAAAACACGGTTGAAGCGTTTTTCTTGGCCTCATCAATCTTCGATGCACCAATCAACCTAGCCACAATTACGGCACCACCAGATGCGATACCCGCACCAAATGCTGTAATCATGCTTTGAATCTCTGAGAAGATTGCGACGCTTGCAACTTCTGTATTTCCAATATGGGCAACCATCACCATGTCGATAAACCCATAAAGATGATTGAATAACGCATAAATTGCTAGCGGGTAAGTAATATATAATATGACTTTCCATAGCTCTTCAGTTAAAATATAACTCCTTAATTTACTCTCCCTTAACGATAAACTTGCCAATGTACTTTTCCCCTATCTATAAACTTGATTAAAACTCTGCGTGTTTTGGTGTTCTAGGAAATGGTATCACGTCTCTAATGTTTTCCACCCCTGAAAGATACATTAATAAACGTTCAAATCCCATACCATAACCTGCGTGTACACAACCGCCATAACGACGTAGATCCACGTACCAATCGAGTTCTTCTTTTGGTACGCCCATTTCGTCCATGCGTTTAATTAGATAATCAAGGCGTTCTTCTCTTTGCGAACCACCGATTAACTCACCACTACCTGGAACAAGTAAATCTACCGCCGCAACCGTTTGGTTGTCGTCGTTTAATCTCATATAGAAAGCTTTTATGTCTTTTGGCCAGTCTGTAACAAATACTGGCGATTTAAAATGTTCTTCTGTTAAATATTTCTCGTGCTCAGTTGCAAGGTCTTGACCAAACTCTGGTTTGTTTTCAAATTTCTTTTTTGAGTCAATCAATACTTGAATGGCGTCTTTATGTGTGATTCGATAAAATTTAGAATCGACTAGTTTTTCTAACTTTTGTCTTAATCCTTTTTCGACAAATTGATCGAAGAAGTCAATTTCTTCAGGCATTTGATTAAGGACGTCTTTAACCACGTACTTCACCATTTGTTCAGCAACTGCCATGTTGCCCTCTAAATCACAAAACGCCATTTCTGGTTCAATCATCCAAAACTCGGATGCGTGTCTTTGTGTGTTCGAGTTTTCTGCTCTAAAGGTTGGACCGAACGTATAAACGTTTCTAAAAGCCAAGGCATAAGCTTCTGCCTCTAACTGACCAGTTACAGTCAGGTTCGTACGTCTTGCGAAAAAGTCTTTTTTATAATCGATGTTGCCTTCCTCATCCTTTGGTGTTTTTTCCAATGGTAGTGTTGTTACTTGAAACATTTGCCCAGCACCTTCACCATCGTTTGCTGTAATCAACGGTGTATGAACATAGACAAACCCTTGTTCTTGGAAAAACTTATGAATTGAGAAAGCAGCAACGCTTCTTAAGCGAAAAACCGCATTAAATAAATTGGTCCTTGGTCTTAAATGCGCCACTTCTCTTAAAAACTCTCTGGTGTGTCTTTTTGGTTGAATTGGGAAGTCCTCTGGACTATCGCCAAGTAAGACAACGCTCGTTGCCTTAACTTCAAATGGTTGTTTCATGTTAGGTGTTAGCACTAATGTCCCAACGACTTCGATCGAAGAACCCACCCTTATTTTTTGAACGTCTTTAAAGTTTTCAAGGGCTTCTTCATAAACCACTTGTAAGTTCATTAAGGTTGTTCCGTCATTCATATTTAAGAACCCAAATTCCTTTTGAGCACGGTTTGTGCGTACCCACCCGGCAAGTTTGACTTGTTTTTGATCGTATGATTCTTTTTTAATTGCTAATTCTTTTACTGTTTGCATATTATTGCCTCTTCTCTAATAGTTCTTCATAAATACGTTTTAACTCTTTACCGATGATTGGTAAATCCTTTTGTTTTACATCTTCATATGCTCTATTGGTCACTTCATCTAGATCCATCGAAAGCATCGCCTGAATTTGTTTTATAAACCCTTCATTTGAAGATGCTTTAAACAGGGTCTTTCCATGTTCGAATGATTCGTAAATCGGAA containing:
- a CDS encoding MATE family efflux transporter produces the protein MASLSLRESKLRSYILTEELWKVILYITYPLAIYALFNHLYGFIDMVMVAHIGNTEVASVAIFSEIQSMITAFGAGIASGGAVIVARLIGASKIDEAKKNASTVFFLAVFISIGVIVLLVPLARPLLVLLRTPKDVIDTGLGYFIVQIFTTAFITINSVFIGLEKAKGNTQKILYLNIVMMIIKIGLTALFVYGLGKGIIWVSFATMIAQGILTLIAFAILFNKKNTFQIKLSEIRLKKEVVLPILKLSFPIFVGKFIFSFGKVIVNSIAATFGTQVVSGFSVAMKIGSGGAALANSFEESIPTIVSQNAGNNQVNRAMKAYPIALMFSGIIAVITIAYSFLFRDFIIGMLVNSESSKEYIQIVIDLFRWEIFSKLTSAIVAITLGMFYGFRLTKVTLLMNIARLFVFRIPALWLLSRYTDLGHHSIGVAMFVSNTSTAILAVIMAVVFFKRVKNNGYGNFLVS
- the asnS gene encoding asparagine--tRNA ligase; translation: MQTVKELAIKKESYDQKQVKLAGWVRTNRAQKEFGFLNMNDGTTLMNLQVVYEEALENFKDVQKIRVGSSIEVVGTLVLTPNMKQPFEVKATSVVLLGDSPEDFPIQPKRHTREFLREVAHLRPRTNLFNAVFRLRSVAAFSIHKFFQEQGFVYVHTPLITANDGEGAGQMFQVTTLPLEKTPKDEEGNIDYKKDFFARRTNLTVTGQLEAEAYALAFRNVYTFGPTFRAENSNTQRHASEFWMIEPEMAFCDLEGNMAVAEQMVKYVVKDVLNQMPEEIDFFDQFVEKGLRQKLEKLVDSKFYRITHKDAIQVLIDSKKKFENKPEFGQDLATEHEKYLTEEHFKSPVFVTDWPKDIKAFYMRLNDDNQTVAAVDLLVPGSGELIGGSQREERLDYLIKRMDEMGVPKEELDWYVDLRRYGGCVHAGYGMGFERLLMYLSGVENIRDVIPFPRTPKHAEF